In one Culex quinquefasciatus strain JHB chromosome 2, VPISU_Cqui_1.0_pri_paternal, whole genome shotgun sequence genomic region, the following are encoded:
- the LOC6037033 gene encoding uncharacterized protein LOC6037033 has translation MKIIVTLALCLSFVAITLASPAPQSMTTFDVSVLQNAEVTLEAADTALTAAANANVTGLSQALKTSLDAAVKNLNTQISKMSPLLFQIALFGNSDTSTKSLKTISASINGSINTIQSVLAKVG, from the exons ATGAAGATCATCGTAACTTTAGCGTTGTGCCTCAGCTTTGTGGCG ATCACCCTAGCGTCACCAGCCCCACAATCGATGACCACATTCGATGTCAGTGTTTTGCAAAACGCTGAAGTTACGCTCGAGGCGGCTGATACGGCACTGACTGCAGCAGCCAACGCGAACGTTACTGGCTTGTCCCAAGCGCTGAAAACTAGCCTCGATGCTGCCGTTAAGAATCTGAACACCCAAATCAGCAAGATGAGCCCGTTGTTGTTCCAGATTGCCCTCTTCGGGAATTCCGACACCAGCACTAAGAGTTTGAAAACTATTTCGGCGTCCATCAATGGAAGTATCAATACCATTCAGTCGGTTTTGGCTAAGGTTGGATAA